The following proteins are co-located in the Manihot esculenta cultivar AM560-2 chromosome 7, M.esculenta_v8, whole genome shotgun sequence genome:
- the LOC110619209 gene encoding WAT1-related protein At1g25270 isoform X1, protein MAASTGTGRQMVMKIFKWLHELKPVLLMVLAQFSFAGVNVFYKLATYDGMSLRVIVAYRFIFATVFLTPLALIFERKNRPKLTWTILFQAFLCGFFGGSLSQNFYFESLVLTSATFATAMANLIPAITFILAASFRLEKMGISTLAGKAKVVGTLMGIGGAMLLTFYKGREIHIWSTHINLMKLVTPHGGHVTASDGTRVLGCIFAMGNCISFSLWLIIQAKMSQKFPCPYSSTALMSFMAALQSVVYAFCFEKDWNQWKLGWNIRLYTAAYAGIIVHGMMITLMIWCVRIKGPLFTTIFYPLMLVFTAFFGSLLLDENLHLGSIIGSTFIVCGLYAVLWGKDAEIKKISQLIPLKSSRENETSKNDNAKNLSSGEEEKIEAREV, encoded by the exons ATGGCTGCTTCAACTGGTACTGGGAGGCAGATGGTGATGAAGATTTTCAAGTGGCTGCATGAGCTGAAGCCAGTTTTATTAATGGTGTTGGCTCAGTTTTCTTTTGCTGGTGTTAATGTCTTCTACAAATTGGCCACCTATGATGGCATGAGCTTGAGAGTCATTGTTGCTTACAGATTCATTTTTGCTACTGTCTTCTTGACTCCTCTTGCTCTCATATTTGAAAG AAAGAACAGGCCTAAGCTTACATGGACAATCCTGTTTCAAGCATTTCTCTGTGGTTTCTTTGG aGGATCATTGTCTCAAAACTTTTACTTTGAGAGTCTGGTATTAACATCTGCAACATTTGCTACTGCCATGGCTAATCTTATACCAGCCATTACTTTCATCTTGGCTGCTTCTTTTAG GTTGGAGAAGATGGGGATATCAACACTAGCAGGAAAAGCAAAGGTGGTGGGAACACTAATGGGCATAGGAGGAGCAATGCTATTAACATTTTACAAAGGAAGAGAGATTCACATCTGGTCAACACATATCAACCTGATGAAGCTTGTAACACCACATGGAGGACACGTGACAGCATCAGATGGCACCAGAGTATTGGGGTGTATATTTGCCATGGGAAATTGCATCTCATTTTCTCTGTGGTTAATAATTCAAGCAAAAATGAGTCAGAAATTTCCATGCCCATACTCAAGCACAGCACTCATGTCTTTCATGGCAGCTCTCCAATCTGTTGTTTATGCCTTCTGCTTTGAGAAAGATTGGAATCAATGGAAATTGGGCTGGAACATAAGGCTGTACACTGCTGCCTATGCG GGAATAATAGTGCATGGGATGATGATAACTTTGATGATATGGTGTGTGAGGATCAAGGGTCCATTATTCACTACAATTTTTTACCCTCTTATGCTTGTGTTTACTGCCTTCTTCGGATCTCTTCTTCTTGACGAGAATTTACACCTCGGAAG CATAATAGGATCAACGTTCATCGTGTGCGGATTATATGCAGTGTTGTGGGGTAAAGATGCGGAGATAAAGAAAATATCTCAACTCATTCCATTGAAAAGCTCTAGAGAAAATGAAACTAGTAAGAATGATAATGCTAAAAATTTATCATctggagaagaagagaagataGAGGCAAGAGAGGTATAG
- the LOC110619209 gene encoding WAT1-related protein At1g25270 isoform X2, with protein MAASTGTGRQMVMKIFKWLHELKPVLLMVLAQFSFAGVNVFYKLATYDGMSLRVIVAYRFIFATVFLTPLALIFERPKLTWTILFQAFLCGFFGGSLSQNFYFESLVLTSATFATAMANLIPAITFILAASFRLEKMGISTLAGKAKVVGTLMGIGGAMLLTFYKGREIHIWSTHINLMKLVTPHGGHVTASDGTRVLGCIFAMGNCISFSLWLIIQAKMSQKFPCPYSSTALMSFMAALQSVVYAFCFEKDWNQWKLGWNIRLYTAAYAGIIVHGMMITLMIWCVRIKGPLFTTIFYPLMLVFTAFFGSLLLDENLHLGSIIGSTFIVCGLYAVLWGKDAEIKKISQLIPLKSSRENETSKNDNAKNLSSGEEEKIEAREV; from the exons ATGGCTGCTTCAACTGGTACTGGGAGGCAGATGGTGATGAAGATTTTCAAGTGGCTGCATGAGCTGAAGCCAGTTTTATTAATGGTGTTGGCTCAGTTTTCTTTTGCTGGTGTTAATGTCTTCTACAAATTGGCCACCTATGATGGCATGAGCTTGAGAGTCATTGTTGCTTACAGATTCATTTTTGCTACTGTCTTCTTGACTCCTCTTGCTCTCATATTTGAAAG GCCTAAGCTTACATGGACAATCCTGTTTCAAGCATTTCTCTGTGGTTTCTTTGG aGGATCATTGTCTCAAAACTTTTACTTTGAGAGTCTGGTATTAACATCTGCAACATTTGCTACTGCCATGGCTAATCTTATACCAGCCATTACTTTCATCTTGGCTGCTTCTTTTAG GTTGGAGAAGATGGGGATATCAACACTAGCAGGAAAAGCAAAGGTGGTGGGAACACTAATGGGCATAGGAGGAGCAATGCTATTAACATTTTACAAAGGAAGAGAGATTCACATCTGGTCAACACATATCAACCTGATGAAGCTTGTAACACCACATGGAGGACACGTGACAGCATCAGATGGCACCAGAGTATTGGGGTGTATATTTGCCATGGGAAATTGCATCTCATTTTCTCTGTGGTTAATAATTCAAGCAAAAATGAGTCAGAAATTTCCATGCCCATACTCAAGCACAGCACTCATGTCTTTCATGGCAGCTCTCCAATCTGTTGTTTATGCCTTCTGCTTTGAGAAAGATTGGAATCAATGGAAATTGGGCTGGAACATAAGGCTGTACACTGCTGCCTATGCG GGAATAATAGTGCATGGGATGATGATAACTTTGATGATATGGTGTGTGAGGATCAAGGGTCCATTATTCACTACAATTTTTTACCCTCTTATGCTTGTGTTTACTGCCTTCTTCGGATCTCTTCTTCTTGACGAGAATTTACACCTCGGAAG CATAATAGGATCAACGTTCATCGTGTGCGGATTATATGCAGTGTTGTGGGGTAAAGATGCGGAGATAAAGAAAATATCTCAACTCATTCCATTGAAAAGCTCTAGAGAAAATGAAACTAGTAAGAATGATAATGCTAAAAATTTATCATctggagaagaagagaagataGAGGCAAGAGAGGTATAG